From Streptomyces sp. GSL17-111, one genomic window encodes:
- a CDS encoding Jag family protein encodes MTDTTEAAEGTDTLSHLEQEGEIAADYLEGLLDIADLDGDIDMDVEGDRAAVSIISDSNSRDLQKLVGRDGEVLEALQELTRLAVHRETGDRSRLMLDIAGFRARKRAELTELAGEAAEKAQNSGEPVKLKPMSPFERKVVHDAVKAAGLRSESEGEEPQRCVVVLP; translated from the coding sequence GTGACGGACACCACCGAAGCCGCTGAGGGCACCGACACCCTTTCCCACCTGGAGCAGGAGGGAGAGATCGCGGCCGATTACCTGGAGGGTCTGCTCGACATCGCGGACCTCGACGGCGACATCGACATGGACGTCGAGGGCGACCGTGCCGCTGTGTCGATCATCAGCGACAGCAACAGTCGTGACCTGCAGAAGCTGGTCGGCCGGGACGGTGAGGTGCTGGAGGCCCTCCAGGAGCTGACCCGCCTGGCCGTGCACCGGGAGACCGGCGACCGCAGCCGTCTCATGCTGGACATCGCCGGCTTCCGGGCGCGCAAGCGCGCCGAGCTGACGGAGCTGGCCGGCGAGGCTGCGGAGAAGGCGCAGAACAGCGGCGAGCCGGTGAAGCTGAAGCCGATGTCGCCCTTCGAGCGCAAGGTCGTCCACGATGCCGTGAAGGCGGCAGGGCTGCGCAGCGAGTCCGAGGGTGAGGAACCGCAGCGCTGCGTGGTCGTCCTGCCGTGA
- the yidC gene encoding membrane protein insertase YidC, translating into MDTILGPLYTAVSWIIVQFHSLFSLVFDEDSGWAWGLSIVFLVVLIRIALIPLFVKQIKATRNMQALQPRMKAIQERYKSDKQRQSEEMMKLYKETGTNPLSSCLPILAQSPFFLALFQVLNKIANDQEVGVLDEGLVESARNASIFGAPIAAKFMDSAATIDELGATLLDVRVVTVIMIVMMSLSQFYTQRQLMTKNVDLTVKTPFMQQQKLLMYIFPIMFAVFGINFPVGVLVYWLTTNVWTLGQQMYIIKRNPTPGSLAYKQRQEKLRAKGKIKDDPVEVAAKEAVEQARANRTQPKRQPKSKRQNAATGTAPAKAAEGEQSQAKTGQAKAAPSKPGRPQQNKKKPQSAKSKK; encoded by the coding sequence GTGGACACGATCCTCGGTCCTCTCTATACCGCTGTTTCCTGGATCATCGTCCAGTTCCACTCGCTGTTCAGCCTGGTCTTCGACGAGGACAGCGGCTGGGCCTGGGGTCTGTCCATCGTCTTCCTGGTGGTGCTGATCCGCATCGCGCTGATCCCGCTCTTCGTGAAGCAGATCAAGGCGACGCGGAACATGCAGGCGCTGCAGCCGAGAATGAAGGCGATCCAGGAGCGCTACAAGAGCGACAAGCAGCGTCAGTCCGAAGAGATGATGAAGCTGTACAAGGAGACGGGCACCAACCCGCTCTCCAGCTGCCTTCCCATCCTGGCGCAGTCCCCGTTCTTCCTGGCCCTCTTCCAGGTGCTGAACAAGATCGCGAACGACCAAGAGGTCGGCGTGCTCGACGAGGGCCTGGTGGAGAGCGCGCGGAACGCGTCGATCTTCGGTGCCCCGATCGCGGCGAAGTTCATGGACAGCGCCGCCACGATCGACGAACTCGGCGCGACACTGCTGGACGTCCGGGTCGTCACCGTCATCATGATCGTCATGATGTCGCTGTCGCAGTTCTACACGCAGCGCCAGCTGATGACGAAGAACGTCGACCTCACGGTCAAGACGCCGTTCATGCAGCAGCAGAAGCTGCTCATGTACATCTTCCCGATCATGTTCGCGGTCTTCGGCATCAACTTCCCCGTGGGTGTTCTCGTCTACTGGCTCACCACCAACGTGTGGACGCTCGGCCAGCAGATGTACATCATCAAGCGCAACCCGACGCCGGGCTCCCTCGCCTACAAGCAGCGTCAGGAGAAGCTGCGGGCCAAGGGCAAGATCAAGGACGACCCGGTGGAGGTCGCGGCCAAGGAGGCCGTCGAGCAGGCCCGGGCCAACCGGACCCAGCCCAAGCGGCAGCCGAAGTCCAAGCGGCAGAACGCCGCGACCGGCACTGCTCCGGCCAAGGCGGCGGAGGGTGAGCAGAGCCAGGCCAAGACCGGTCAGGCCAAGGCGGCACCGAGCAAGCCGGGCCGGCCGCAGCAGAACAAGAAGAAGCCCCAGTCCGCGAAGTCGAAGAAGTGA
- the trxA gene encoding thioredoxin, whose product MATQTVTDADFESVVLKSDKPVLVDFWAAWCGPCRQIAPSLEAISEEQAEKIKVVKLNIDENPETAAKYGIMSIPTMNVYQGGDVVKTIVGAKPKAALEKELSDFIG is encoded by the coding sequence ATGGCCACCCAGACCGTCACTGACGCCGACTTCGAGTCGGTCGTGCTCAAGAGCGACAAGCCCGTGCTCGTCGACTTCTGGGCCGCGTGGTGCGGGCCGTGCCGTCAGATCGCCCCTTCCCTGGAGGCCATCTCCGAGGAGCAGGCGGAGAAGATCAAGGTCGTCAAGCTGAACATCGACGAGAACCCGGAGACGGCCGCCAAGTACGGGATCATGTCCATCCCGACGATGAACGTCTACCAGGGCGGCGACGTGGTCAAGACGATCGTCGGCGCAAAGCCGAAGGCGGCGCTGGAGAAGGAGCTGTCCGACTTCATCGGCTGA
- a CDS encoding protein kinase family protein, giving the protein MAERSTAAVDVGHSGGQGGGEKTPRTDTAEDTAADGATPQHEDREADAAAADSTEDTAPREDAASPPASASPDDGTASSDDPGRTPAAPARATRPSPPPPELHSGHKLAKRYRLEECVTRLDGFSSWRAVDEKLRRAVGVHVLPADHRRVRPVLAAARSAALLGDPRFVQVLDAVEDGELVYVVHEWLPDATPLTALLAAGPLPAHEAYELVRHLAGALAAAHREGLAHLRLTPGAVLRTVTGQYRIRGLAVNAALRGISSDTPQRSDTEAIGALLYAALTRLWPYEEDAYGLSAATQLAGGTLMPPDQVRAGVHRGLSELAMRALVNDGATASSENPPCTTPAELVAAVAELPRIRPPEPDFVHPAPYERTTYQQGVLAADRGPVGPGARPGLVADAPPALPGGRTGKALKWGVAALLVAALSLGSWQVADTLLRGDRGTDTTQQNEDDAEEQSKDSPAEKPETGEPVSIESARILDPGGVGRESAKDAALAFDGDEGSYWQTLYYASAQFGNLKPGVGLILDLGSVQQVNTLDVRFRGETAVDFLAAPSSSSGEPDSLHDFSMVSSGRGSEVALEAKKPIKTRYVLVWLTELPLTEDGEYRGRITEIGIRS; this is encoded by the coding sequence GTGGCGGAACGGAGCACAGCTGCCGTCGACGTGGGGCACTCGGGCGGTCAGGGCGGTGGCGAGAAGACGCCACGCACCGACACCGCCGAGGACACCGCGGCCGACGGTGCCACGCCCCAGCACGAGGACCGGGAGGCAGACGCCGCTGCCGCCGACAGCACCGAGGACACGGCGCCCCGCGAGGACGCCGCTTCGCCACCTGCTTCGGCCTCCCCCGACGACGGCACCGCCTCCTCGGACGATCCTGGGCGGACGCCCGCAGCGCCCGCCCGAGCCACCCGGCCGAGCCCGCCACCTCCCGAGCTGCACAGCGGCCACAAGCTCGCCAAGCGCTACCGCCTGGAGGAGTGCGTCACCCGGCTCGACGGCTTCAGCAGCTGGCGTGCCGTGGACGAGAAGCTGCGCCGAGCCGTGGGCGTCCACGTGCTACCGGCCGACCACCGGCGCGTCCGTCCCGTCCTGGCCGCCGCCCGCTCCGCCGCGCTCCTGGGCGACCCCCGCTTCGTCCAGGTCCTGGATGCCGTCGAGGATGGCGAGCTGGTCTACGTCGTCCACGAGTGGCTCCCGGACGCGACGCCACTGACGGCGCTTCTCGCCGCCGGTCCGCTGCCCGCCCACGAGGCCTACGAGCTGGTGCGGCACCTCGCCGGGGCCTTGGCGGCGGCCCACCGCGAGGGACTCGCACACCTCCGGCTCACCCCGGGCGCCGTGCTGCGCACCGTGACCGGCCAGTACCGCATCCGCGGCCTCGCGGTGAACGCGGCGCTGCGCGGCATCTCCTCGGACACCCCGCAGCGCTCCGACACGGAGGCCATCGGCGCGCTGCTCTACGCCGCCCTCACCCGGCTCTGGCCGTACGAGGAGGACGCCTACGGGCTGAGCGCCGCCACCCAGCTTGCCGGCGGCACCCTGATGCCTCCCGACCAGGTCCGCGCGGGCGTTCACCGAGGGCTGTCGGAGCTGGCCATGCGTGCTCTGGTCAACGACGGGGCAACGGCCTCCAGCGAGAACCCGCCGTGCACGACGCCCGCGGAGCTGGTGGCGGCCGTCGCCGAGCTGCCACGCATCCGTCCCCCGGAGCCGGACTTCGTGCATCCGGCACCGTACGAGCGGACCACCTACCAGCAGGGCGTTCTGGCGGCGGACCGCGGACCCGTCGGGCCCGGGGCCCGCCCCGGGCTGGTCGCCGACGCGCCGCCCGCGCTGCCCGGCGGCCGGACCGGCAAGGCCCTCAAGTGGGGGGTTGCGGCGCTCCTGGTCGCCGCCCTGAGCCTGGGCAGCTGGCAGGTCGCCGACACGTTGCTGCGTGGTGACCGCGGAACGGACACGACGCAGCAGAACGAGGACGACGCGGAGGAGCAGAGCAAGGACTCCCCGGCCGAGAAGCCGGAGACCGGGGAGCCGGTCAGCATCGAGTCGGCCCGCATCCTCGATCCCGGCGGCGTGGGCCGTGAGAGCGCCAAGGACGCGGCCCTGGCCTTCGACGGCGACGAGGGCAGCTACTGGCAGACCCTGTACTACGCCAGCGCGCAGTTCGGGAACCTCAAGCCGGGAGTGGGGCTCATCCTGGACCTCGGCTCCGTGCAGCAGGTGAACACACTCGACGTCCGGTTCCGGGGAGAGACGGCCGTCGACTTCCTCGCCGCACCATCCTCATCGAGCGGTGAGCCGGACTCGCTGCACGATTTCAGCATGGTCAGCAGCGGCCGTGGGTCCGAGGTCGCCCTGGAGGCGAAGAAGCCGATCAAGACGCGGTACGTGCTGGTCTGGCTCACGGAGCTACCGCTCACCGAGGACGGCGAATACCGTGGCCGGATCACGGAGATCGGCATACGGAGCTGA
- a CDS encoding GNAT family N-acetyltransferase — protein sequence MGRQLVPLTLDNLSDLPSACRRCVHWELDPVRAGHAERAGTAKAEKEAWVSSVLLEWGSCGRVVYVDEQPVGFVMYAPPAYVPRTTAFPTGPVSPDAVQLITAALLPAFRGQGLGRVMVQTVAKDVLRRRFKAIEAIADARGAESRCLLPAEHLRAVGFKTVRHHVRYPRLRLELRSTLSWKEDVERALDQLLGAVQKDPVLRPL from the coding sequence ATGGGGCGTCAACTCGTTCCGCTCACCTTGGACAACCTGTCGGATCTGCCGTCGGCCTGCCGTCGCTGTGTTCATTGGGAGCTCGATCCCGTCAGGGCCGGGCATGCGGAGCGGGCAGGCACGGCAAAGGCGGAGAAGGAGGCATGGGTCTCCTCGGTTCTCCTGGAGTGGGGCTCCTGCGGTCGCGTGGTCTATGTGGACGAGCAGCCGGTGGGCTTCGTGATGTACGCGCCGCCCGCCTACGTCCCTCGGACCACGGCCTTTCCGACCGGTCCTGTTTCCCCGGACGCGGTCCAACTGATCACGGCAGCCCTCCTGCCCGCCTTCCGAGGCCAGGGGTTGGGGCGTGTCATGGTGCAGACGGTGGCCAAGGACGTGCTGCGTCGCCGGTTCAAGGCGATCGAGGCCATCGCTGACGCACGTGGAGCCGAAAGCCGCTGCCTGCTGCCCGCCGAGCACCTGCGAGCGGTGGGCTTCAAGACGGTGCGACACCACGTCCGGTACCCCAGGTTGCGGCTGGAACTGCGGTCCACGCTTTCCTGGAAGGAGGATGTCGAGCGGGCCCTCGACCAGCTGCTCGGTGCGGTGCAGAAGGACCCTGTGCTCCGTCCGCTGTGA
- the rsmG gene encoding 16S rRNA (guanine(527)-N(7))-methyltransferase RsmG: protein MTGENGDTGGRGGDTEPVGAQELAQPPEKAEVVFGDRLPDAIRYAELLADAGVRRGLIGPREVPRLWGRHLLNCAVLSEIVPDGVTVCDVGSGAGLPGIPLALVRPDLRITLLEPLLRRTTFLQEAVELLGLDHVTVVRGRAEEVLGTLEPVHVVTARAVAPLDRLAGWGVPLLRPYGEMLALKGDTAEQELTGARSALQKLGVVRTSVVQVGTSVVEPPSTVVRAEVGESPGGVRFAAKRAKAARAGRAGRRRR, encoded by the coding sequence GTGACGGGCGAGAACGGTGACACGGGCGGACGAGGTGGTGACACCGAGCCCGTCGGAGCGCAGGAGCTCGCCCAGCCGCCGGAGAAGGCGGAGGTCGTGTTCGGCGACCGCCTGCCCGATGCCATTCGCTACGCGGAACTGCTGGCCGACGCCGGGGTGCGCCGAGGGCTGATCGGCCCTCGCGAGGTGCCCCGGCTGTGGGGGCGCCATCTGCTGAACTGCGCGGTGCTCTCCGAAATCGTTCCGGACGGCGTGACGGTCTGCGACGTCGGCTCGGGGGCGGGGCTGCCGGGCATTCCGCTCGCTCTCGTGCGGCCGGATCTGCGGATCACGCTGCTGGAGCCGCTGCTACGACGGACCACGTTCCTCCAGGAAGCGGTGGAACTCCTCGGTCTCGACCATGTGACGGTGGTCCGCGGCCGTGCCGAGGAGGTCCTGGGCACGCTTGAGCCCGTGCACGTCGTCACCGCGCGGGCTGTGGCTCCCCTGGACCGGCTCGCCGGATGGGGGGTGCCCCTGTTGCGCCCCTACGGGGAGATGCTGGCCCTGAAGGGGGACACGGCAGAGCAGGAGCTGACCGGGGCGCGGTCAGCGCTGCAGAAGCTCGGTGTGGTGCGGACCTCCGTGGTCCAGGTCGGTACCAGCGTGGTGGAACCGCCCTCGACCGTGGTGCGGGCCGAAGTCGGGGAGAGTCCCGGGGGCGTGCGCTTCGCGGCCAAGCGGGCCAAGGCGGCTCGTGCGGGACGCGCTGGTCGTCGCCGTCGCTGA
- the rnpA gene encoding ribonuclease P protein component, with protein sequence MLPTEHRLRRREDFAAAVRRGRRAGRPLLVVHLRSGTDPHGTGDNAPPPRAGFVVSRAVGNAVVRNRVKRRLRHLMGERLPQLPPGSLVVVRALPDAGDAGHDSLARDLDSALQRLLGGPPT encoded by the coding sequence GTGCTGCCTACCGAGCACCGGCTGAGGCGGCGCGAGGACTTCGCGGCCGCGGTACGGCGAGGACGGCGGGCCGGTCGCCCGCTACTCGTCGTTCATCTGCGCAGTGGAACGGACCCGCACGGGACGGGGGACAACGCTCCCCCGCCGCGTGCGGGTTTCGTCGTGAGTCGAGCCGTGGGGAACGCGGTCGTGCGTAACCGTGTGAAGCGGCGCCTGCGCCATCTGATGGGCGAACGGCTGCCGCAGCTGCCCCCCGGTAGCCTGGTGGTTGTACGGGCGTTGCCCGACGCGGGTGACGCGGGTCATGACTCGCTCGCCCGGGATCTCGACTCCGCGCTGCAGCGGCTGCTTGGAGGGCCGCCGACGTGA
- the rpmH gene encoding 50S ribosomal protein L34: MSKRTFQPNNRRRAKTHGFRLRMRTRAGRAIVANRRSKGRARLSA; the protein is encoded by the coding sequence GTGAGCAAGCGCACCTTCCAGCCGAACAACCGCCGCCGCGCGAAGACCCACGGCTTCCGGCTGCGCATGCGGACCCGCGCCGGCCGCGCCATCGTCGCGAACCGGCGCAGCAAGGGCCGCGCCCGCCTGTCGGCCTGA
- the sigM gene encoding RNA polymerase sigma factor SigM, with product MGRTRRGDAPEPLDDHELLARHVAGDPEAFGELVRRHRDRLWAVALRTLGDREEAADAVQDALVSAYRRAETFRGRSAVTTWLHRITVNACLDRARKAASRRTSLTDDTERLDRLMEPEESAEAPAERSDVHRQLIAALSRLPADQRAALVLVDMQGYPVAEAAQILDVAVGTVKSRCARGRARLLPLVGHLRPDGGPPDGGTASAPGRNRTGGASVPPPQGVRGSGAVKGGGGAA from the coding sequence ATGGGGCGCACCCGGCGCGGTGACGCCCCCGAGCCGCTCGACGACCACGAGCTGCTGGCCCGCCACGTGGCCGGCGACCCGGAGGCCTTCGGCGAGCTCGTACGCCGCCACCGCGACCGGCTGTGGGCCGTGGCGCTGCGCACACTCGGGGACCGCGAGGAGGCGGCCGACGCCGTTCAGGACGCCCTGGTGTCGGCGTACCGCCGGGCCGAGACCTTCCGTGGCCGCTCCGCAGTGACGACCTGGCTGCATCGCATCACCGTCAACGCCTGCCTCGACCGTGCGCGGAAGGCCGCTTCGCGGCGGACCTCCCTGACCGACGACACCGAGCGTCTGGACCGGTTGATGGAGCCGGAGGAGTCCGCCGAGGCGCCTGCGGAGCGCTCGGACGTGCACCGCCAGCTCATCGCCGCGCTGAGCCGGCTCCCGGCCGATCAGCGGGCCGCTCTGGTGCTCGTGGACATGCAGGGGTATCCCGTCGCGGAGGCGGCCCAGATCCTCGATGTGGCCGTCGGTACCGTCAAGAGTCGCTGCGCCCGTGGCCGGGCCCGACTCCTCCCCCTCGTCGGGCACCTGCGGCCGGACGGCGGCCCACCGGACGGCGGCACCGCCTCGGCACCAGGACGGAACCGGACGGGCGGGGCATCCGTCCCACCGCCACAAGGGGTCAGAGGAAGTGGAGCCGTGAAGGGCGGAGGTGGAGCAGCATGA
- the trxB gene encoding thioredoxin-disulfide reductase produces the protein MSDVRNVIIIGSGPAGYTAALYTARASLKPLIFEGSVTAGGALMNTTEVENFPGFATGIMGPELMDQMRGQAERFGAELIPDDVTAVDLKADIKTVTDSAGTVHRARTVIIATGSQHRRLGLPQEDELSGRGVSYCATCDGFFFRDQDIAVVGGGDTAMEEATFLSRFAKTVTVVHRRDTLRASKAMQDRAFADPKIRFAWDSEVQTIHATDGKLSSLTLRSTKNGDTAELPVTGLFVAIGHDPRTELFTDVLDLDDEGYLLVDAPSTRTNIPGVFAAGDVVDHTYRQAITAAGTGCSAALDAERHLAALSDTQPAEPEKAIEAEHAAATA, from the coding sequence GTGAGTGACGTTCGCAATGTGATCATCATCGGCTCCGGGCCCGCCGGTTACACCGCGGCCCTCTACACCGCGCGCGCGTCCCTGAAGCCCCTGATCTTCGAAGGCTCGGTCACCGCCGGCGGCGCCCTGATGAACACCACCGAGGTCGAGAACTTCCCCGGCTTCGCCACCGGCATCATGGGCCCCGAACTCATGGACCAGATGCGCGGCCAGGCCGAACGCTTCGGCGCCGAACTCATCCCCGACGACGTCACCGCCGTCGACCTCAAGGCCGACATCAAGACCGTCACCGACTCCGCCGGCACCGTCCACCGCGCCCGCACCGTCATCATCGCCACCGGCTCCCAGCACCGCCGCCTCGGCCTCCCCCAGGAGGACGAACTCTCCGGACGCGGCGTCTCCTACTGCGCCACCTGCGACGGCTTCTTCTTCCGCGACCAGGACATCGCCGTCGTCGGCGGCGGCGACACCGCCATGGAAGAAGCCACCTTCCTCTCCCGCTTCGCCAAAACCGTCACCGTCGTCCACCGCCGCGACACCCTGCGCGCCTCCAAGGCCATGCAGGACCGCGCCTTCGCCGACCCCAAGATCCGCTTCGCCTGGGACAGCGAGGTCCAGACGATCCACGCCACCGACGGCAAACTCTCCAGCCTCACCCTGCGCTCCACCAAGAACGGCGACACCGCCGAACTCCCCGTCACCGGCCTCTTCGTCGCCATCGGCCACGACCCCCGCACCGAACTCTTCACCGACGTCCTCGACCTCGACGACGAGGGCTACCTCCTGGTCGACGCCCCCTCCACCCGCACCAACATCCCCGGCGTCTTCGCCGCCGGCGACGTCGTCGACCACACCTACCGCCAAGCCATCACCGCCGCAGGCACCGGCTGCTCCGCCGCCCTCGACGCCGAACGCCACCTCGCCGCCCTCTCCGACACCCAACCCGCCGAACCGGAGAAGGCCATCGAAGCCGAACACGCCGCAGCCACCGCCTGA
- a CDS encoding ParB/RepB/Spo0J family partition protein encodes MTERRRGLGRGLAALIPEAPKSQDDHNGPVPTIGINGTTSPTAVPVISSERGVAAAAVTALPDGAGPEPSSGEVERPTAEAQGSALAEVAGAHFAEVPLEAITPNPRQPREVFDEDALAELVTSIKEVGLLQPVVVRQTGPERYELIMGERRWRACGEAGLDRIPAIVRATGDDQLLLDALLENLHRAQLNPLEEAAAYDQLLKDFNCTHDQLADRIGRSRPQVSNTLRLLRLSPSVQRRVAAGVLSAGHARALLSVDDSEEQDRLAHRIVAEGLSVRAVEEIVTLMSDKPGRSSKAKGPRAGKRVSPALDHLSSRLSDRFETRVKVDLGQKKGKIVVEFASIDDLERILAQLAPGEGKVLEQRLSAEAEQDAPQQRT; translated from the coding sequence GTGACCGAACGACGAAGGGGCCTGGGACGCGGTCTCGCCGCGCTGATCCCTGAAGCCCCGAAGAGCCAGGACGACCACAACGGCCCGGTACCCACCATCGGGATCAACGGCACGACGTCTCCCACCGCGGTGCCGGTCATCTCCTCCGAGCGCGGTGTAGCGGCTGCGGCCGTCACGGCCCTTCCGGACGGTGCAGGCCCGGAGCCGTCGTCCGGCGAGGTGGAGCGGCCCACAGCCGAAGCCCAGGGATCGGCTCTCGCGGAGGTGGCGGGAGCGCACTTCGCCGAGGTGCCGCTGGAGGCGATCACCCCGAACCCACGGCAGCCCCGCGAGGTCTTCGACGAGGACGCCTTGGCGGAGCTGGTCACGTCCATCAAGGAGGTGGGCCTGCTCCAGCCGGTCGTCGTCCGTCAGACCGGACCGGAGCGTTACGAGCTCATCATGGGCGAGCGCCGGTGGCGCGCCTGTGGCGAGGCCGGGCTCGACCGCATTCCCGCTATCGTCCGGGCGACCGGCGACGATCAGCTGCTCCTGGACGCACTCCTGGAGAACCTGCACCGCGCACAGCTGAATCCTTTGGAAGAGGCAGCGGCGTATGACCAGCTGCTGAAGGACTTCAACTGTACGCACGACCAGCTCGCCGACCGGATCGGTCGCTCGCGTCCTCAGGTGTCCAACACCCTGCGCCTGCTGCGTCTGTCGCCGTCCGTGCAGCGCAGGGTGGCCGCCGGAGTGCTCTCCGCCGGACACGCTCGGGCCCTGCTGTCCGTGGATGACTCCGAGGAGCAGGACCGACTCGCTCACCGCATCGTGGCCGAGGGGTTGTCGGTGCGGGCGGTCGAAGAGATCGTGACCCTGATGAGCGACAAGCCCGGTCGTTCGAGCAAGGCCAAGGGGCCCCGAGCGGGCAAGCGTGTCTCCCCCGCCCTCGACCACCTCTCCAGCCGCCTTTCCGATCGGTTCGAGACGCGGGTGAAGGTGGATCTGGGGCAGAAGAAGGGCAAGATCGTCGTGGAGTTCGCCTCGATAGACGATCTGGAGCGCATCCTTGCCCAGCTTGCTCCTGGAGAGGGAAAGGTCTTGGAACAGCGGCTCTCCGCAGAAGCCGAGCAGGACGCACCGCAGCAGCGGACGTAG
- the yidD gene encoding membrane protein insertion efficiency factor YidD — MKYPLLWLIKLYQWTISPMLGPVCRYYPSCSHYGYEAIRRHGAVKGTALTAWRILRCNPWSPGGVDHVPARKHPVWHQRLRSRWQHRTQSHAQGA, encoded by the coding sequence GTGAAGTACCCGCTCCTGTGGCTGATCAAGCTGTACCAGTGGACCATCAGTCCGATGCTCGGGCCGGTGTGCCGCTACTACCCGTCGTGCTCGCACTACGGGTACGAGGCCATTCGTCGGCACGGTGCGGTGAAGGGAACGGCACTGACCGCCTGGCGCATCCTGCGCTGCAACCCCTGGTCGCCCGGTGGTGTCGACCATGTTCCTGCCCGGAAGCACCCGGTCTGGCATCAGCGGCTCCGGAGCCGCTGGCAGCATCGGACCCAGTCCCACGCCCAAGGAGCCTGA
- a CDS encoding AAA family ATPase, which yields MAGFDSAKVPFEESEPLRSDADTAGPMADPVPGPRAELADVSRETRETLPPMDDTPIGRAAQQAVEAMHRAGEGLPRPEQTRVMVVANQKGGVGKTTTTVNLAASLALHGARVLVVDLDPQGNASTALGIDHHAEVPSIYDVLVESKPLSEVVQPVRDVEGLFCAPATIDLAGAEIELVSLVARESRLQRAISAYEQPLDYILIDCPPSLGLLTVNALVASTEVLIPIQCEYYALEGLGQLLRNVDLVKGHLNPALHVSTILLTMYDGRTRLASQVADEVRGHFHNEVLRTNIPRSVRISEAPSYGQTVLTYDPGSSGALSYLEAAREIALRNAEAHQNHQHSTAEGNQ from the coding sequence ATGGCAGGCTTTGACTCTGCGAAGGTGCCTTTCGAGGAGAGTGAACCGTTGCGGTCCGACGCTGATACCGCGGGACCGATGGCCGATCCGGTCCCTGGTCCCCGCGCTGAACTGGCGGACGTTTCACGTGAAACACGTGAGACGCTGCCTCCCATGGACGACACCCCCATCGGCCGAGCCGCACAGCAGGCGGTCGAGGCGATGCACCGCGCCGGCGAAGGACTTCCCAGGCCCGAGCAGACGCGCGTGATGGTGGTCGCCAACCAGAAGGGCGGGGTCGGCAAGACCACCACCACGGTGAACCTTGCGGCCTCTCTGGCTCTCCACGGTGCACGGGTCCTGGTCGTCGACCTGGACCCGCAGGGGAACGCCTCCACGGCATTGGGTATCGATCACCACGCGGAAGTGCCTTCGATCTACGACGTCCTCGTGGAGAGCAAGCCACTGTCCGAGGTGGTCCAGCCGGTGCGGGACGTCGAGGGTCTGTTCTGCGCGCCTGCCACGATCGATCTCGCCGGTGCGGAGATCGAGCTCGTGTCGTTGGTCGCGCGGGAAAGCAGACTCCAGCGGGCGATCTCCGCCTACGAGCAGCCGCTGGACTACATCCTGATCGACTGCCCGCCCTCGCTCGGGCTGCTCACCGTCAACGCACTGGTGGCCAGCACCGAGGTCCTCATCCCGATCCAGTGCGAGTACTACGCGCTGGAGGGCCTCGGCCAACTCCTGCGGAACGTGGACCTCGTCAAGGGTCACCTGAACCCCGCGCTGCACGTTTCCACCATCCTGCTGACGATGTACGACGGGCGGACGCGGCTGGCCTCGCAGGTCGCCGACGAGGTGCGCGGACACTTCCACAACGAGGTGCTGCGCACGAACATCCCGCGTTCCGTCCGCATCTCCGAGGCACCGAGCTACGGCCAGACGGTGCTCACGTACGACCCGGGCTCCAGCGGTGCGCTCTCCTACCTGGAGGCGGCCCGGGAGATCGCTCTGCGCAACGCTGAGGCGCACCAGAACCACCAGCACAGTACGGCGGAGGGGAATCAGTGA